A DNA window from Ostrea edulis chromosome 5, xbOstEdul1.1, whole genome shotgun sequence contains the following coding sequences:
- the LOC125649601 gene encoding THUMP domain-containing protein 2-like — translation MKSYFESESKVMRFFCTAGRGTETFAYQEIYEEVDKEYVVSISEGRVHFQGSVNQIDTILELKTVERAFALVFYKGSNEYKDLDRATFLNCLRADILNEQVWRNDELCKVIELLQTRHGGKIQRELTCSRGEGPPAKKFKQEGQPSFRVSCKCSGMLGRKVSSQLLAKQIGIKLNQLLRWRVNYRDPDIEICIQVSDAHVSVGIPLTKIPLSKRNYVKCHGLRGPVTWIMMNLLEIKNQCVVLDPMCGKATILLEAAKNFEDVFCIGCDVSSDQLNLADENIRFGNVQARLQLIQADCRALPLRDECVDCIVCDTPFGKKHSVKGSSVVFHESFLQEMCRVLRSNGKVVLLVSEDIHQIYKNSEIPDSSDKHSVSDQVLNSISEGGEDRKDQYCVPGNKSANLHLDDPSNAVVLDIKKKCDNSFYQEELSTKSSIVPLVMEKSGVSYRKTENGGSFKTTDSGLVDCVDSNRNEQEVLGLQSVLQKFDVIRDHYIKLGETNSYIIVLKKR, via the exons ATGAAGAGTTACtttgaaagtgaaagtaaagtCATGCGCTTCTTTTGTACAGCTGGGAGAGGAACGGAGACTTTTGCATATCAAGAAATATACGAAGAGGTTGATAAAGAATACGtg gTTTCCATTTCTGAGGGTCGAGTGCATTTTCAAGGCAGTGTGAACCAAATTGATACCATTTTAGAACTTAAGACTGTTGAAAGGGCATTTGCGCTGGTCTTTTATAAAGGTTCAAATGAATATAAAG atTTGGACCGAGCTACATTTTTAAATTGTCTCAGAGCAGATATTTTAAATGAGCAAGTGTGGAGGAATGATGAGCTTTGTAAAGTAATAGAGCTCCTACAAACCAGACATGGTGGCAAGATACAAAGGGAGTTAACTTGTTCCAGGGGTGAAGGACCTCCTGCTAAGAAGTTTAAACAGGAGGGGCAACCAAGCTTCCGCGTGTCTTGTAAATGTTCAGGGATGCTAGGAAGAAAGGTCAGCAGTCAG TTGCTGGCAAAACAGATCGGTATCAAACTAAATCAGTTGCTGAGATGGCGTGTGAATTACAGAGATCCCGACATTGAA ATTTGTATACAAGTGAGTGATGCGCATGTGAGTGTCGGGATTCCTTTGACAAA AATTCCATTGTCCAAAAGAAACTATGTGAAATGCCATGGATTAAGAGGCCCTGTTACTTGGATCATGATGAATTTACTGGAGATTAAG AATCAGTGTGTTGTTTTGGACCCAATGTGTGGAAAAGCCACTATTCTTCTGGAAGCAGCAAAGAACTTTGaa GATGTTTTTTGCATTGGTTGTGATGTTAGCAGTGATCAGTTGAATTTGGCGGATGAGAATATCAGATTTGGAAATGTACAAGCTAGACTACAGCTTATTCAGGCTGATTGTAGAG CACTGCCTTTACGTGATGAATGTGTGGATTGCATTGTTTGTGACACACCATTTGGAAAGAAGCACAGTGTAAAAGGGTCGTCTGTTGTCTTTCATGAGTCTTTCCTACAGGAAATGTGCAG AGTTCTGAGGAGTAATGGTAAAGTTGTACTTCTTGTCAGTGAAGACATTCATCAAATCTATAAGAACTCAGAAATACCTGACAGTTCTGATAAACATTCAGTGAGTGATCAAGTCCTCAATAGCATCAGTGAAGGAGGTGAAGACCGAAAAGACCAGTATTGTGTTCCAGGGAACAAATCAGCCAATCTTCATCTTGATGATCCCTCTAATGCAGTAGtgcttgatattaaaaaaaaatgtgacaaTAGTTTTTATCAAGAGGAACTTTCAACAAAGAGCTCCATAGTTCCACTTGTCATGGAGAAAAGTGGAGTAAGCTACAGGAAAACAGAGAATGGAGGAAGCTTCAAGACTACAGACAGCGGCTTGGTGGATTGTGTAGATTCAAATCGCAATGAACAAGAAGTGTTAGGTTTACAATCTGTTCTACAGAAGTTCGATGTAATCCGTGATCACTACATTAAACTTGGAGAGACAAATTCATACATAATTGTACTGAAGAAACGATAA